A single Drosophila ananassae strain 14024-0371.13 chromosome 3L, ASM1763931v2, whole genome shotgun sequence DNA region contains:
- the LOC6496641 gene encoding geminin, whose protein sequence is MSTGAARVYIQVESEAEQQEHLKQQRKTLKPLQGNVNLNDKENLTGTGRASIVDQLSRLKAGVQVTPKYGKRKCVDSSSATAPSKDADTQTEDVALATPHRDADKPITAEDLTSESEPGENYYKLLAEQRRLALEDSLTENRHLHERIEGLEEEMDTMRKELDEAKNLVEVLKEICDEDNSDPEEDEAADNQE, encoded by the coding sequence ATGTCTACGGGCGCTGCCAGAGTCTACATCCAAGTTGAGAGCGAGGCCGAGCAGCAGGAGCATTTGAAGCAACAACGCAAGACCCTGAAGCCCCTGCAGGGCAACGTGAACCTCAACGACAAGGAGAACCTAACGGGTACAGGCCGAGCCTCCATCGTGGATCAGTTGAGTCGCCTAAAGGCAGGCGTCCAAGTAACGCCCAAGTACGGGAAGCGCAAGTGTGTGGACTCGAGTTCAGCAACAGCGCCCTCGAAGGACGCGGACACACAGACCGAGGACGTGGCTTTGGCGACGCCACACCGCGATGCTGATAAACCCATAACTGCCGAGGACCTTACCAGCGAAAGTGAGCCCGGCGAGAACTACTACAAGCTCCTCGCGGAGCAGCGACGACTGGCTCTAGAAGACTCTCTTACGGAAAATCGGCATTTGCACGAACGCATCGAAGGGCTGGAGGAAGAAATGGACACAATGCGAAAGGAGCTTGACGAGGCCAAGAATCTGGTggaggtgctgaaggagatcTGCGACGAGGACAACAGCGACCCCGAAGAGGACGAGGCTGCTGACAACCAAGAGTAA
- the LOC6493924 gene encoding zinc finger protein 2 yields MSSIRRIEDAAMEQEQHVEQAISTECTSQELFFYCESCGKVYEDSESFNRDHTVGQSSCCGVVHKEEEELIEEATVEDAGEEIVEADVPLWEVVDLPTTSAMTEPDESDPSQSERYFCYDCHSIFENRTSAEDHVCPRVELSSSSGPQLSAAGAPKPAIRRKVSSASAKAGATGTSSISCDICNTVFSSTKFLKFHMRIHEKRGSKSIQDALPVGAHQQYSELDQFYCEICNKSFDENLLTVHKQMHQKVDEAISCKICNRKFEDSVTYQMHLKIHEKPRTVDAMKKSSARSNGSSDKERGFACQFCERVFARPYEKVKHERVHTGEKPYACEVCGKTFRVSYSLTLHLRTHTDIRPYVCTVCNKRFKSHQVYSHHLRIHSSEREFACDVCSKTFRTSVQLYAHKNTHTKPYQCAVCNRPFSSMYAVRCHMQTHQEEKGNKSSGAKSSTSSKTMPPGKFWCKICGAEYARVFALRLHMKSAHGLSEDTDQPQEEAPDGPHMSETEDSETAVLIAAAEADAAYISSVVNDVDVDGSVPSYQEGVEFVVDNFHSEEIITDWLK; encoded by the exons ATGTCAT CCATCCGAAGGATTGAGGACGCGGCgatggagcaggagcagcacgTGGAGCAGGCCATCTCCACGGAGTGCACCTCCCAAGAACTCTTTTTCTACTGTGAAAGCTGCGGCAAGGTTTACGAGGACAGCGAGTCCTTTAATCGGGACCACACTGTAGGGCAGTCCAGCTGCTGTGGCGTCGTCCAcaaagaggaggaggagttaATAGAGGAAGCAACAGTGGAAGATGCGGGCGAGGAAATCGTGGAAGCCGATGTGCCTCTTTGGGAAGTGGTAGATTTGCCAACGACTAGCGCCATGACGGAGCCGGACGAGTCCGACCCCAGCCAATCGGAGCGCTATTTCTGCTACGACTGCCATAGCATTTTTGAAAACAGGACCAGTGCCGAGGACCATGTGTGTCCGCGTGTCGAGTTGAGCAGTTCATCGGGCCCACAGCTAAGTGCGGCCGGTGCCCCCAAGCCAGCCATCCGCCGAAAGGTGTCCAGCGCCAGTGCCAAAGCAGGTGCAACGGGAACGTCTTCCATCAGCTGTGATATTTGCAACACCGTGTTTAGCTCGACAAAGTTTCTCAAATTCCACATGCGCATCCACGAAAAGCGCGGTTCCAAGAGTATTCAAGATGCTTTACCCGTGGGGGCCCACCAACAGTACAGCGAGCTGGATCAGTTCTATTGCGAGATATGCAACAAGAG CTTTGACGAAAACTTACTGACAGTGCACAAGCAGATGCACCAGAAGGTGGACGAGGCAATCAGTTGCAAAATCTGTAACCGAAAGTTTGAAGATTCGGTTACCTACCAGATGCACCTAAAGATTCACGAGAAACCCCGAACCGTCGATGCTATGAAAAAATCGTCTGCTCGCTCAAATGGCAGCAGCGACAAGGAAAGGGGCTTTGCCTGCCAGTTCTGTGAGCGAGTGTTTGCCCGTCCATATGAGAAAGTCAAGCACGAACGGGTGCATACTGGTGAGAAGCCCTACGCCTGCGAGGTGTGCGGCAAAACTTTCCGCGTGTCCTATTCGCTGACGCTGCACCTGCGGACCCATACGGATATTCGCCCATATGTTTGCACAGTTTGCAACAAACG ATTCAAGTCCCACCAAGTATACTCACATCACCTGCGAATTCATAGTTCGGAGCGCGAATTCGCCTGCGATGTGTGCTCAAAGACCTTCCGTACCTCCGTTCAGCTCTACGCGCACAAAAATACTCATACCAAGCCATACCAATGCGCTGTATGCAACCGACCGTTTTCTTCTATGTACGCCGTAAGGTGTCACATGCAAACGCACCAAGAGGAGAAGGGAAACAAGTCTTCAGGAGCCAAGAGCTCGACCTCCTCCAAAACCATGCCGCCAGGAAAGTTCTGGTGCAAGATCTGCGGAGCTGAGTACGCGCGCGTCTTTGCGCTGCGTCTGCACATGAAGTCGGCCCACGGCTTATCAGAGGATACAGATCAGCCCCAGGAAGAAGCGCCTGATGGGCCGCACATGTCTGAGACTGAGGATTCGGAGACGGCGGTGCTGATAGCAGCTGCAGAGGCAGATGCCGCGTATATAAGTTCTGTGGTAAACGATGTCGACGTGGATGGTTCCGTGCCATCCTACCAGGAGGGCGTTGAG TTTGTTGTGGACAACTTTCACAGCGAGGAAATCATAACGGATTGGCTAAAGTAA
- the LOC6493923 gene encoding bcl-2-related ovarian killer protein isoform X2 produces the protein MCSAFVNNPPSPQSTRALNKYSKNRLPLKENIRKPDGEFVELDLGEGKCLCGQYIRARLRRAGVLNRKVTQRLRNILDPGSSHVVFEVFPALNSMGEELERMHPRVYTNISRQLSRAPFGELEDGDMAPMLLNLVAKDLFRSNITWGKIISLFAVCGGFAIDCVRQGHYDYLQTLVDGLAEIIEDDLVYWLIDNGGWLGLQQHIRPRVGEFTFLGWLTLFVTISAGAYMVSNVCRRIGCQLYSLIF, from the exons ATGTGTTCAGCGTTTGTAAACAATCCGCCTTCCCCACAATCCACAAGAGCACTAAACAAGTATTCCAAAAATAGGCTGCCCCTAAAAGAAAATATCCGAAAGCCAGACGGTGAATTCGTCGAACTCGACCTGGGCGAA GGAAAGTGCCTCTGTGGCCAATACATCCGAGCGCGTCTTCGTCGGGCAGGAGTCCTCAACCGGAAGGTGACGCAACGGCTGCGAAATATTCTAGATCCCGGTTCCTCGCACGTGGTGTTCGAAGTGTTCCCAGCACTAAATAGC ATGGGCGAGGAACTGGAGCGCATGCACCCGCGAGTCTACACAAACATTTCGAGACAGCTGTCCAGGGCCCCGTTTGGAGAGCTCGAGGATGGCGACATGGCCCCCATGCTGCTCAATTTGGTGGCCAAGGACCTGTTCCGCTCAAACATCACCTGGGGGAAGATAATCTCGCTATTCGCCGTCTGCGGCGGCTTTGCCATAGATTGCGTTCGCCAAGGCCACTACGACTACCTGCAGACACTGGTCGACGGCCTGGCCGAGATCATAGAGGACGACCTTGTCTACTGGCTGATCGACAATGGCGGGTGGCTAGGCCTGCAGCAGCACATCCGGCCTCGGGTTGGGGAGTTTACGTTCCTGGGCTGGCTCACCCTGTTTGTGACGATTTCGGCGGGCGCCTATATGGTGTCCAACGTCTGCCGGCGCATCGGCTGCCAGCTGTATTCGCTGATATTCTAG